A window from Symbiopectobacterium purcellii encodes these proteins:
- the lolE gene encoding lipoprotein-releasing ABC transporter permease subunit LolE yields MSFPPLSLLIGLRFSRGRRRGGMVSLISVISTIGIALGVAVLIVGLSAMNGFERELKNRILAVVPHGEIEPVNPPFTGWQNMLPNIEQVPGIVAAAPYVHFTGLLESGARLRAIQMKGVDPQQEQRLSTLPTFVAGNAWANFKAGEQQVILGKGVAQALEVKTGDWVTVMIPNSDPQMKLLQPKRIRLHVSGILQLSGQLDHSLAFIPLADAQQYLEMGDDVSGIAIKVDDVFAASKLVRDAGKVTDTYIYIRDWIGTYGYMYRDIQMIRTIMYLAMVLVIGVACFNIVSTLVMAVKDKSSDIAVLRTLGASDGLIRAIFIWYGLLAGLLGCVIGAVIGVVATLQLSAIIRGLESLTGHHFLSGDIYFIDFLPSELHMTDVVLVLLTAVALSLLASWYPARRASRIEPARVLSGQ; encoded by the coding sequence ATGAGTTTTCCCCCGCTCTCCCTGCTGATTGGGCTGCGTTTTAGCCGGGGTCGTCGGCGTGGTGGCATGGTTTCCCTGATCTCGGTGATCTCAACCATCGGTATTGCACTCGGGGTGGCGGTGCTGATCGTCGGCCTCAGCGCCATGAACGGCTTCGAACGTGAATTGAAAAATCGTATTCTGGCGGTGGTGCCCCATGGTGAAATTGAGCCGGTCAATCCGCCGTTCACCGGCTGGCAGAACATGTTGCCTAACATTGAGCAGGTGCCTGGCATTGTTGCCGCGGCGCCCTATGTGCATTTCACTGGGCTGCTGGAGAGCGGTGCCAGACTGCGCGCGATACAGATGAAAGGCGTGGATCCGCAACAGGAACAACGTCTCAGCACCTTGCCAACGTTCGTGGCGGGAAACGCGTGGGCCAATTTCAAAGCGGGTGAGCAACAGGTTATTCTCGGCAAAGGCGTCGCACAGGCGCTTGAAGTGAAAACCGGGGATTGGGTGACGGTGATGATCCCCAACAGCGATCCGCAAATGAAGCTGTTGCAGCCGAAACGCATTCGCCTGCACGTGAGTGGCATTCTGCAACTTAGCGGACAGCTCGATCATAGTTTGGCGTTTATCCCGCTGGCTGATGCGCAGCAGTATCTGGAAATGGGTGATGATGTCAGCGGCATTGCTATCAAAGTCGATGACGTATTTGCCGCCAGCAAACTGGTACGAGACGCAGGAAAAGTAACGGATACCTATATCTATATTCGTGACTGGATTGGCACCTACGGCTACATGTATCGCGACATCCAGATGATTCGGACTATCATGTATTTAGCAATGGTACTGGTGATTGGTGTTGCCTGTTTTAACATCGTTTCCACGTTAGTGATGGCGGTGAAAGACAAAAGCAGCGATATCGCCGTATTGCGCACGTTGGGGGCGAGCGATGGTCTTATCCGCGCCATTTTCATTTGGTACGGGCTGCTGGCCGGCCTGCTCGGTTGCGTGATTGGCGCCGTGATTGGCGTGGTGGCGACGCTGCAACTGAGTGCGATTATTCGTGGGCTCGAATCGCTGACCGGACACCATTTTCTGTCGGGCGATATCTATTTTATCGATTTCCTGCCGTCAGAATTGCACATGACGGATGTGGTTCTGGTGCTGCTCACCGCCGTGGCGCTGAGCTTGCTGGCCAGTTGGTATCCGGCGCGGCGCGCCAGTCGTATTGAGCCCGCTCGTGTGTTAAGCGGACAATAG
- the lolD gene encoding lipoprotein-releasing ABC transporter ATP-binding protein LolD yields MNDSLLLQCNDLCKTYQEGKLSTDVLRHVTFSMQAGEMMAIVGSSGSGKSTLLHLLGGLDAPTAGDVIFKGQALSGFSAAAKSALRNRELGFIYQFHHLLPDFTALENVAMPLLIGKTPPVQAQDQARAMLAAVGLDARREHRSSELSGGERQRVAIARALVNNPSLVLADEPTGNLDQRTADTIFELLGELNVRQGTAFLVVTHDLSLAARLRRQLEMRDGQLQQELTLMGAAQ; encoded by the coding sequence ATGAATGATTCCCTGTTGTTGCAATGTAATGACCTGTGCAAAACCTATCAGGAAGGGAAACTGTCCACCGACGTGCTGCGTCATGTGACATTCAGCATGCAAGCCGGCGAAATGATGGCGATTGTCGGCAGTTCCGGTTCGGGCAAAAGTACCCTGTTGCACCTGCTGGGCGGACTGGATGCTCCCACCGCGGGCGATGTTATCTTCAAAGGTCAGGCGCTCAGTGGGTTTTCTGCCGCCGCTAAATCGGCGTTGCGCAACCGTGAGCTGGGCTTTATCTACCAGTTTCACCATTTACTGCCGGATTTCACCGCGTTGGAAAACGTGGCGATGCCATTGTTGATTGGCAAAACGCCGCCCGTGCAGGCGCAGGATCAGGCGCGTGCCATGCTGGCCGCCGTGGGACTGGATGCACGACGCGAGCACCGCTCCAGCGAATTGTCCGGCGGGGAGCGTCAGCGCGTGGCCATCGCCCGCGCGCTGGTGAACAACCCGTCGCTGGTGCTGGCGGATGAGCCTACGGGTAACCTCGATCAGCGCACGGCGGATACCATTTTTGAACTGCTGGGCGAATTAAACGTGCGTCAGGGCACTGCGTTTCTGGTGGTGACTCACGATTTGTCACTGGCTGCGCGTTTGCGTCGTCAGTTGGAAATGCGTGACGGGCAACTTCAGCAAGAATTAACCCTGATGGGAGCCGCGCAATGA
- the lolC gene encoding lipoprotein-releasing ABC transporter permease subunit LolC — protein MYQPVALFIGLRYMRGRAVDRFGRFVSWLSAIGITLGVMALVTVLSVMNGFEQELEESILGLMPQAVVTTAGGSLDPQALPASSLSTLQGVTRIAPITTGEVVLQSARSVAVGVMLGINPDEPEPLSRFLKNTSLTQLQPGEYLVILGEQLASQLGVKRGEQLRIMVTGASQLTPMGRIPSQRLFTVAGTFAAGSEVDGYQMLVNQQDASRLMRYPTGHITGWRLWLENPLDIVAFSAQPVPQGWVMKDWRERKGELFQAVRMEKNMMGLLLSLIVAVAAFNIITSLGLLVMEKQGEVAILQTQGLTQRQIMAVFMVQGGSAGVVGALLGAVLGTLLASQLNTLIPALGLLLDGAALPVHIDPVQVVTIALVAMIVALLSTLYPSWRAAAVHPAEALRYE, from the coding sequence ATGTATCAACCTGTCGCTTTATTTATTGGCCTGCGTTATATGCGTGGGCGAGCAGTGGATCGCTTTGGGCGATTTGTCTCCTGGTTATCGGCTATTGGCATCACGTTAGGCGTCATGGCACTGGTGACCGTATTGTCGGTGATGAACGGTTTTGAACAGGAGCTTGAGGAGAGCATCCTGGGACTGATGCCGCAAGCGGTGGTGACCACTGCGGGCGGTTCACTCGATCCGCAGGCGTTGCCCGCCTCATCGTTGAGCACCTTACAGGGCGTGACGCGCATTGCCCCTATCACCACGGGGGAAGTGGTGCTACAAAGTGCGCGCAGCGTTGCCGTGGGCGTGATGCTGGGCATTAATCCCGATGAACCCGAGCCTTTGTCGCGTTTTTTGAAAAATACCTCGCTCACGCAACTTCAGCCGGGTGAATACCTGGTGATCCTGGGTGAGCAGTTGGCCTCTCAACTTGGGGTTAAGCGCGGTGAACAACTGCGTATTATGGTTACCGGTGCCAGCCAACTCACGCCGATGGGGCGCATTCCCAGCCAGCGTTTATTTACCGTGGCGGGTACCTTTGCCGCAGGTAGCGAAGTGGATGGTTACCAGATGCTGGTGAATCAGCAGGATGCATCGCGTCTGATGCGTTACCCGACCGGGCACATAACTGGCTGGCGCCTGTGGCTGGAAAATCCGTTGGATATTGTGGCGTTCAGTGCGCAGCCAGTGCCACAAGGATGGGTGATGAAAGACTGGCGTGAGCGCAAGGGCGAACTGTTTCAGGCTGTTCGCATGGAAAAAAATATGATGGGGCTGTTGTTGAGCCTGATCGTCGCCGTCGCGGCGTTCAATATCATTACGTCGTTGGGGTTGTTGGTGATGGAAAAGCAGGGTGAGGTGGCCATTTTGCAAACGCAGGGGCTGACTCAACGCCAGATTATGGCGGTGTTTATGGTGCAGGGGGGAAGCGCCGGGGTGGTTGGCGCGCTGTTGGGCGCCGTGCTCGGTACGTTGCTGGCTAGCCAGCTTAATACGCTGATCCCGGCATTGGGGCTGTTGCTGGATGGTGCCGCGTTGCCCGTTCATATTGATCCGGTGCAGGTGGTGACCATCGCGCTGGTGGCGATGATCGTTGCCTTGCTGTCTACCCTTTATCCTTCCTGGCGCGCCGCCGCCGTTCATCCCGCAGAGGCTTTACGCTATGAATGA
- the mfd gene encoding transcription-repair coupling factor, with the protein MPEKNRYALPVKAGEQRLLGQLTGAACAVECADIIERHAGPVVLIAPDMQNALRLRDELQQFTSHPVTTLSDWETLPYDSFSPHQEIISARLSTLYHLPEMTRGVLVLPVNTLMQLVCPHTFLHGHALMVKKGQRLSRDKLRAQLEQAGYRSVDQVMEHGEFATRGALLDLFPMGSEEPYRIDFFDDDIDSLRVFDVDSQRTLQEVAQISLLPAHEFPTDKNAIERFRSQWRETFEVRRDAEHIYQQVSKGTWPAGIEYWQPLFFEQPLSTLFSYLPSNALLVNTGDLEASATRFWADIQQRFESRRIDPMRPLLAPEALWLRVDALFSELKAWPRVQLSKETLTDKAAHRNLGYQTLPDIAIQHQHKAPLDALRRFLEGFTGQVIFSVESEGRRETLQELLTRIKLAPTPIARLDQADKPGAYLIIGASEHGFIDTLRQRALICESDLLGERVARRRQDSRRTINTDTLIRNLAELHPGQPVVHLEHGVGLYVGLTTLEAGGITAEYMILTYAGEDKLYVPVSSLHLISRYSGGTDDNAPLHKLGGDAWSRARQKAAEKVRDVAAELLDVYAQRAAKSGFAFKHDREQYQLFCEGFPFETTPDQAQAINAVLSDMCQPLAMDRLVCGDVGFGKTEVAMRAAFLAVENHKQVAVLVPTTLLAQQHYDNFRDRFANWPIRIEMLSRFRSAKEQTQVLEQTQEGKVDILIGTHKLLQSDVHWRDLGLLIVDEEHRFGVRHKERIKAMRADVDILTLTATPIPRTLNMAMSGMRDLSIIATPPARRLAVKTFVREYDGLLVREAMLREILRGGQVYYLYNDVENIEKAAQRLAELVPEARIAIGHGQMRERDLERVMSDFHHQRFNVLVCTTIIETGIDIPSANTIIIERADHFGLAQLHQLRGRVGRSHHQAYAYLLTPNPKAMSTDAHKRLEVIASLEDLGAGFALATHDLEIRGAGELLGEDQSGQMTTVGFSLYMELLESAVDALKAGREPSLEDLISSQTEVELRLPSLLPEAFIPDVNTRLSFYKRIASAKDDNALEELKVELIDRFGTLPDATRHLLQIAALRQQAQSLGIRRIEGNEKGGFIEFSAHNRVDPTHLIGLLQRDPRVYRLDGPTRLRFMKDLSERPQRIDFIAGLLTDMAQHTLAA; encoded by the coding sequence ATGCCTGAAAAAAATCGCTATGCTCTGCCCGTAAAAGCGGGTGAACAACGTCTGTTAGGCCAACTAACCGGCGCTGCCTGCGCCGTCGAGTGTGCCGACATCATTGAACGCCACGCCGGACCAGTGGTGCTTATCGCACCCGATATGCAAAACGCGCTGCGGCTACGCGATGAACTTCAGCAGTTTACGTCGCATCCGGTCACCACGCTGTCTGACTGGGAGACGCTGCCCTACGACAGTTTCTCGCCGCATCAGGAGATAATCTCCGCTCGCCTCTCCACGCTGTATCACCTCCCTGAGATGACGCGCGGCGTGTTGGTGTTGCCCGTCAATACGCTGATGCAATTGGTGTGCCCACACACGTTCTTGCACGGTCATGCGTTGATGGTGAAAAAGGGGCAACGCTTGTCGCGCGATAAACTGCGCGCGCAGTTGGAGCAAGCAGGTTATCGCAGTGTCGACCAGGTGATGGAGCACGGGGAGTTTGCCACACGCGGTGCGCTGTTGGACCTCTTTCCCATGGGCAGCGAAGAACCCTACCGCATCGATTTTTTCGATGATGACATAGACAGCCTGCGCGTATTTGATGTCGATAGCCAGCGCACGCTGCAAGAAGTGGCACAGATTAGCCTGCTGCCTGCGCACGAATTTCCTACCGACAAAAATGCCATCGAGCGCTTTCGCAGCCAATGGCGCGAAACCTTTGAAGTGCGTCGTGATGCCGAGCATATTTACCAACAGGTCAGCAAAGGCACCTGGCCTGCAGGCATTGAATATTGGCAGCCGCTGTTTTTTGAACAGCCGCTTAGCACGCTATTCAGCTATCTCCCCAGCAATGCACTGCTGGTTAATACCGGCGATCTTGAGGCCAGCGCCACCCGCTTTTGGGCCGATATTCAACAACGCTTTGAAAGTCGCCGCATAGACCCGATGCGTCCGCTGTTAGCGCCGGAAGCCTTGTGGCTGCGCGTCGATGCCTTGTTCAGCGAACTGAAAGCCTGGCCGCGCGTTCAACTCAGTAAAGAAACGCTGACGGATAAAGCGGCGCACCGCAACCTCGGTTACCAAACGCTGCCGGACATTGCCATCCAGCATCAGCACAAAGCGCCGCTGGATGCACTGCGACGTTTTCTGGAAGGCTTTACCGGACAGGTTATCTTTTCCGTCGAAAGCGAGGGGCGCCGTGAAACCCTTCAGGAATTACTGACGCGTATCAAATTGGCACCCACGCCGATCGCTCGGTTGGATCAGGCGGATAAGCCCGGCGCTTATCTGATTATCGGTGCCAGCGAGCACGGTTTTATCGACACGCTGCGCCAGCGCGCGTTGATTTGTGAAAGCGATCTGCTCGGCGAACGCGTTGCACGTCGACGCCAAGACAGCCGCCGTACCATTAATACCGACACGCTGATCCGCAACCTGGCCGAACTGCATCCGGGCCAGCCGGTGGTGCATTTGGAACACGGTGTTGGCCTTTACGTCGGCCTCACTACGCTGGAAGCCGGCGGCATCACCGCTGAGTACATGATCCTGACCTATGCCGGAGAAGATAAACTCTATGTTCCGGTTTCATCATTGCACCTTATCAGCCGTTATTCCGGCGGGACGGATGATAACGCGCCGTTGCACAAACTGGGCGGCGATGCCTGGTCACGTGCGCGGCAAAAAGCGGCGGAGAAGGTGCGTGATGTGGCAGCCGAACTGCTGGATGTGTATGCGCAACGCGCCGCAAAAAGCGGCTTTGCCTTTAAGCACGATCGCGAGCAATACCAACTTTTCTGCGAGGGTTTCCCGTTTGAAACCACGCCGGATCAGGCGCAAGCCATTAATGCCGTGCTGAGCGACATGTGCCAGCCGCTGGCAATGGATCGGCTGGTGTGCGGTGACGTTGGCTTCGGCAAAACCGAAGTCGCGATGCGTGCCGCGTTTCTCGCGGTAGAAAACCACAAACAAGTGGCCGTGCTGGTGCCAACCACCCTGTTGGCACAACAGCATTACGACAATTTCCGCGATCGCTTTGCCAACTGGCCTATCCGAATCGAAATGCTTTCCCGTTTCCGCAGCGCCAAAGAACAGACGCAGGTGCTGGAACAAACGCAGGAAGGCAAGGTAGACATTCTGATTGGCACCCACAAACTGCTGCAAAGTGACGTGCACTGGCGTGACCTTGGGCTGCTGATTGTGGATGAAGAGCACCGCTTTGGCGTGCGCCACAAAGAGCGTATCAAAGCGATGCGTGCCGACGTGGATATCCTGACGCTGACCGCCACACCGATCCCGCGAACGCTGAACATGGCGATGAGCGGGATGCGCGATCTTTCGATTATTGCCACACCGCCTGCTCGCCGTCTGGCGGTAAAAACCTTTGTACGCGAGTATGATGGATTGTTGGTGCGCGAAGCGATGCTGCGTGAAATTCTGCGCGGTGGACAGGTTTACTACCTCTATAACGACGTAGAGAACATCGAAAAAGCCGCTCAACGTCTGGCGGAGTTAGTCCCTGAAGCGCGCATTGCGATTGGTCACGGCCAAATGCGCGAACGGGATCTGGAACGCGTGATGAGCGATTTCCACCATCAGCGCTTTAACGTACTGGTGTGCACCACCATCATCGAGACCGGCATTGATATCCCCAGCGCCAACACCATCATCATTGAGCGTGCCGACCATTTTGGTTTGGCCCAGTTGCACCAGTTGCGCGGTCGCGTAGGACGTTCGCACCATCAGGCCTATGCCTATTTGCTGACGCCGAACCCGAAGGCGATGAGTACGGATGCGCACAAACGACTGGAAGTCATCGCCTCACTGGAAGACCTGGGTGCAGGCTTTGCGCTGGCAACTCATGATTTGGAGATTCGCGGTGCGGGTGAACTGCTTGGCGAAGATCAAAGTGGGCAGATGACCACCGTCGGTTTTTCGCTCTATATGGAACTGCTGGAAAGTGCAGTCGATGCACTCAAAGCCGGGCGCGAGCCCTCATTGGAAGATCTGATCAGTAGCCAGACCGAGGTGGAACTGCGCCTACCGTCCTTGCTGCCGGAAGCCTTTATTCCTGACGTCAACACGCGGTTGTCGTTCTATAAGCGCATTGCCAGCGCCAAGGATGATAACGCGTTGGAAGAGCTGAAAGTGGAACTTATCGATCGCTTTGGTACCCTGCCAGATGCCACGCGCCATCTGTTGCAGATTGCCGCGTTGCGCCAGCAGGCACAATCGCTGGGAATCAGGCGTATCGAGGGCAACGAAAAAGGGGGATTTATCGAGTTCAGCGCCCACAATCGGGTCGATCCTACGCACCTGATTGGCCTGTTACAGCGCGATCCTCGTGTCTATCGCCTGGATGGCCCCACCCGCTTAAGATTTATGAAAGACCTCAGCGAAAGGCCACAGCGTATCGATTTCATCGCTGGACTTCTGACGGACATGGCCCAGCACACCTTGGCGGCATAA